The following proteins come from a genomic window of Acinonyx jubatus isolate Ajub_Pintada_27869175 chromosome C1, VMU_Ajub_asm_v1.0, whole genome shotgun sequence:
- the LOC113596816 gene encoding securin-like encodes MATLIFVDKENGEPGTRVAPRDGQKLRSKPPVKTLGGRSQVSTPQVGKMLDAQATLPKVTRKALGTVNRATENSVKNNGPLKQKQPNFSAKKVTEKTVKAKSTVPALGDTYPEIEKFFPFNPLDFESFDLPEEHRIAHLPLNGVPLMILDEERELEKLLHLGPPSPLKMPSQPWESNLLQSPSVLSTLDVELPPVCYDLDI; translated from the coding sequence ATGGCTACCCTGATCTTTGTTGATAAGGAAAATGGAGAACCGGGCACCCGTGTGGCTCCCAGGGACGGGCAGAAACTGCGGTCTAAGCCTCCAGTCAAAACTTTAGGTGGGAGATCTCAGGTTTCAACACCACAAGTAGGCAAAATGTTGGATGCTCAAGCAACCTTGCCTAAAGTTACCAGAAAGGCTTTGGGAACTGTCAACAGAGCCACCGAAAATTCAGTGAAGAACAATGGACCTCTCAAACAGAAGCAGCCAAACTTCTCTGCCAAAAAGGTAACTGAGAAGACTGTCAAAGCAAAAAGCACTGTTCCAGCCTTGGGTGACACCTatcctgaaatagaaaaattctttCCCTTCAATCCTTTAGATTTTGAGAGTTTTGACCTGCCTGAAGAGCACCGGATTGCACACCTCCCCTTGAATGGAGTGCCTCTCATGATCCTTGATGAGGAGAGGGAACTTGAAAAGCTGTTACACCTGGGCCCCCCTTCACCTCTGAAGATGCCCTCTCAACCATGGGAGTCTAATCTGTTGCAGTCTCCAAGCGTTCTGTCGACCCTGGATGTTGAATTGCCACCTGTTTGCTATGACttagatatttaa